CCGACAGCGACGGCTCGCCTCGGCGTAACGGCCCGGCCCCGGCGAAAAGTCCTGCCGTGCTGCGCGAACCGCGTCCGGACCTGCAGGATGGGGCCATGCGACCGTTGATCTCGCCCGCTGAGCTCGCCGCGTTCCCCGACCGCGAACGTCCCGTCGTGCTGGACGTCCGCTGGCGGCTGGGCGGACCTCCGGGAGCGGAGTCCTACCAGGAGGGTCACGTGCCCGGGGCGGTGTTCGTCGACCTCGACACGGCGCTGGCCGCGCCGCCCGGCGAGGGCGGCCGCCACCCGCTGCCCGACCCGGCCGTGTTGCAGCGCGAGCTGCGCAAAGCCGGGGTCCGTGCGGGGCGGCCGGTGGTCGTCTACGACGACGCCGACGGCTCGGTCGCGGCGCGCGCCTGGTGGCTGCTGCGCTGGGCCGGCCATCCGGAGGTCGCGGTGCTCGACGGCGGCTACGCAGCGTGGCTGGCCGAGGGGCGGGAAGTGACGGCCGAGGCGCCTTCGCCGGAGCCGGGCGACATCGAGGTCCGGCCGGGCGCGATGCCGGTCCTGTCGGCGGACGACGCGGCGGCGCTCGCGCGCGAAGGAGTGCTGTTCGACGCGCGGGCGCACGTCCGCTACACCGGCGAGACCGAGCCGGTCGACCCGCGGGCCGGGCACATCCCCGGTGCGGTCAGCGCGCCGTCGTCCGAGCACGCCGGTGCGGACGGCCGCTGGAAGTCGCCGTCCGAGCTCGCCGAGCGGTTCGCTTCGCTCGGCTTGACCAGCGGAGTTCCGGTCGGCGCTTACTGCGGTTCGGGCGTCACGGCGTCGTCGGTGGTGCTCGCGCTGGAGGTCGCCGGGCATCCGGAACCCGCCGCGCTGTACGCGGGATCGTGGTCGCACTGGTCGCGTAACCCGGAGCGGCCCGCAGCCACCGGTCCCGAGCGCGGCTGAAGTTGCTGGGACTTCTGGCCGTGTGGCCCGGAGCGGCCTC
The nucleotide sequence above comes from Amycolatopsis sp. AA4. Encoded proteins:
- a CDS encoding sulfurtransferase — protein: MRPLISPAELAAFPDRERPVVLDVRWRLGGPPGAESYQEGHVPGAVFVDLDTALAAPPGEGGRHPLPDPAVLQRELRKAGVRAGRPVVVYDDADGSVAARAWWLLRWAGHPEVAVLDGGYAAWLAEGREVTAEAPSPEPGDIEVRPGAMPVLSADDAAALAREGVLFDARAHVRYTGETEPVDPRAGHIPGAVSAPSSEHAGADGRWKSPSELAERFASLGLTSGVPVGAYCGSGVTASSVVLALEVAGHPEPAALYAGSWSHWSRNPERPAATGPERG